A portion of the Anoxybacillus gonensis genome contains these proteins:
- the merF gene encoding mercury resistance system transport protein MerF, whose protein sequence is MNHKKTFIVGIVGTVVTLLCCATPILVILLGAVGLGAITGYLDYVLLPALVIFLMLAFSSYRQSKKSSSKNDSCCP, encoded by the coding sequence ATGAATCATAAAAAGACGTTTATCGTAGGAATTGTTGGGACAGTAGTTACTTTATTATGCTGTGCTACCCCTATCTTAGTCATTTTGTTGGGGGCAGTTGGATTAGGTGCCATCACTGGCTACTTGGATTATGTTTTGCTGCCGGCGTTAGTTATTTTTCTTATGCTCGCTTTTTCTTCTTACCGTCAGTCAAAAAAATCTTCATCCAAGAACGACTCGTGTTGCCCGTAA
- a CDS encoding ATP-binding cassette domain-containing protein, with the protein MIVEMKNVSLIREGCVILDRLHWKVQENEQWVILGLNGSGKTSLLNILLGYEYPSKGEVSVLGHRLGKTKIIASGQKEKILTDDYLSETFQIDVHVRWEHNRPWVSIKNSPTLQRIGK; encoded by the coding sequence ATGATTGTTGAGATGAAAAATGTTTCTTTGATTAGAGAAGGCTGCGTCATTTTAGATCGTCTACATTGGAAAGTGCAAGAAAACGAACAATGGGTCATTCTCGGGTTAAATGGTTCAGGAAAAACGTCGCTACTTAATATTTTATTAGGCTATGAATACCCATCAAAAGGAGAAGTTTCCGTATTAGGGCACCGACTTGGAAAAACAAAAATCATAGCATCCGGACAAAAAGAAAAAATACTCACCGACGATTATTTGTCAGAAACGTTTCAAATAGATGTGCACGTCCGTTGGGAACATAATCGTCCGTGGGTATCGATTAAAAACAGCCCTACACTTCAACGAATAGGAAAATAA
- a CDS encoding GNAT family N-acetyltransferase, whose product MLQIKRLSECTLEEAVRAWNAGFEGYYFPIQLTIESFLHRLVGEGLSPTLSIIAFHHDEPVGIVLNGVRECKGTSMAWNGGTGVAPAFRKTGIGKALMEATLNIYQEAGVELATLEAISENERAIALYQKFGYEIVDELEYLQSQEAVPHFLDDATFQVETTVPQQISLLPFYKGRHPWQTQWQSAKDGEALLVKDERGYNIGYAYYRRVFDATGKHEKTVLYQCEADPERNDTEHILRVLFPKIFSAHPDKVVKVVPNVPIAHSSATYSLLKEIGFQPIIKQVWMQKRMG is encoded by the coding sequence ATGTTACAAATAAAACGACTATCAGAATGTACGTTAGAAGAAGCGGTACGTGCTTGGAATGCTGGATTTGAAGGGTATTATTTTCCGATTCAGCTGACAATAGAAAGCTTTTTACATCGATTAGTAGGAGAAGGACTTTCTCCTACGTTGTCCATTATTGCTTTTCACCATGATGAGCCAGTTGGGATTGTGCTAAACGGCGTTCGTGAATGTAAAGGAACTTCAATGGCTTGGAACGGCGGTACAGGAGTAGCGCCTGCGTTTCGAAAAACGGGGATTGGAAAGGCGCTAATGGAAGCGACGCTTAACATTTACCAAGAAGCAGGCGTTGAGCTTGCAACATTGGAAGCGATTAGCGAAAATGAGCGAGCCATTGCACTATACCAAAAATTCGGCTATGAAATCGTGGATGAACTGGAGTATTTACAATCTCAAGAAGCGGTGCCACACTTCCTAGATGACGCAACCTTTCAAGTAGAAACGACCGTCCCACAACAAATAAGCCTCCTTCCGTTTTATAAGGGGCGACACCCGTGGCAAACGCAATGGCAAAGTGCCAAAGATGGCGAGGCACTTCTTGTAAAAGATGAACGTGGATACAACATCGGCTATGCATATTATCGACGTGTTTTTGACGCAACAGGCAAACATGAAAAAACGGTTTTATATCAATGCGAAGCGGATCCAGAAAGAAACGATACAGAACATATCCTTCGGGTTTTATTTCCAAAAATTTTTAGCGCTCATCCTGACAAGGTCGTAAAAGTAGTACCGAACGTTCCGATTGCCCATTCGTCAGCCACTTATTCCCTTTTAAAAGAAATCGGCTTTCAACCAATTATCAAACAAGTATGGATGCAAAAGCGGATGGGATAA
- a CDS encoding helicase-related protein: MTVKKPTNILEKLQARLSLRFAALEEDIFHLIKEELLSLEITPEPFRTVKDVWDDIDLYCFDEDLSNRCEEKIQTFLYDLLADCVRELGVDEVRTYLITRGWSDEVEEMDMEDLIYEVNELLDWEIAEITLDLLEHFGQYELSFLYRKEYPFQQLCKQIEKPVDLHFLSDALSSWLFARKEQIKKQIREECGETLLDDSLKITPFSSEKLVQAFFDAVDEEHLAQIVKYVETELTNEIKTRFQACLAIRQTSVWKVCESIIDQQVGIWLHEVKKEAKALYDEWEELCRLLENSCSKEMIIVLDKMRHYPTFIKKVDKKRRTKEEYEAILSKIAYTYVQLLNEKYQCSIKWNPQKMNRWLSTWFTSMEEFERSFLHSKEFNRHLKAISKQIFEHPLSLSASSVHKKYIVHVGPTNSGKTYDSMQRLLQAKTGMYLAPLRLLALEKFEEICAHGIACALITGEERKNVHGSTHISATVESVNVTDEFDVVVIDECQLLADETRGAAWVKAITGVKAKEIHLVAAPHAVDLLQTLLTYHQFDFEVIEHKRTTPLIWEERAFSFPKDLKKGDALIVFSKKKVLHVAASLVKQGYNVSVLYGSMPPETRRKQVEQFRQGLTDILIATDAIGMGMNLPIRRVIFMESEKFDGKFVRTLKAEEVQQIAGRAGRKGIYEEGFVCAMVNRKKIKKLLETPVAPIEYSFLPISIESLKKFPYESFDLFKRAWNFYQNELKETPYRVHEISEWERKMSVLEKTLKKMKLELSLWKKLSFCFVPFSIEETKITDYWLTMIREYLTKGKVTMPPILTSVDAIDELENSYKQLMLFTSFAYSQSLPFNEEEVFGLKEKISEKIFEVLSKHLIRYMKKCKICNQELPWDFPYPHCHHCHEYMYAEISF, encoded by the coding sequence ATGACCGTAAAGAAGCCAACAAATATACTAGAGAAATTACAAGCGCGATTAAGTCTCCGGTTTGCGGCTTTGGAAGAAGACATCTTTCATCTTATAAAAGAAGAATTGTTGTCGTTAGAAATTACTCCCGAACCTTTTCGTACAGTAAAGGACGTTTGGGATGATATAGATCTGTATTGTTTCGACGAAGATTTATCCAATCGATGTGAAGAGAAAATACAAACGTTTCTTTATGACTTACTTGCTGATTGTGTGAGAGAATTAGGAGTGGACGAAGTACGTACGTATCTCATCACCCGAGGGTGGTCAGATGAGGTAGAAGAAATGGACATGGAAGACCTGATTTACGAGGTAAATGAGCTATTAGACTGGGAAATTGCAGAAATCACATTGGATTTGCTTGAGCATTTTGGTCAGTATGAATTGTCATTTCTCTATCGCAAAGAATATCCGTTTCAACAGTTATGTAAACAAATAGAAAAACCAGTGGATTTGCATTTTTTGAGCGATGCTCTATCTTCTTGGTTATTTGCAAGAAAGGAACAGATAAAAAAACAAATTCGAGAGGAGTGCGGAGAAACGCTGTTAGACGACTCATTAAAGATAACACCTTTTTCTAGCGAGAAACTAGTACAAGCCTTTTTTGATGCGGTGGATGAAGAACACCTAGCACAAATAGTTAAATACGTAGAAACAGAATTGACGAACGAAATAAAAACTCGCTTCCAAGCCTGCCTTGCCATTCGTCAAACATCTGTATGGAAAGTTTGTGAATCTATTATTGATCAACAAGTAGGCATATGGCTCCATGAGGTAAAAAAAGAAGCGAAAGCTCTGTACGATGAATGGGAGGAGCTTTGTCGCTTGCTCGAGAATAGTTGTTCTAAAGAGATGATAATCGTTCTTGATAAAATGCGGCACTATCCGACTTTTATAAAAAAAGTAGATAAAAAGCGGAGAACGAAAGAGGAATACGAAGCGATTTTATCTAAAATTGCGTATACGTATGTACAGTTGCTAAACGAAAAATATCAATGTTCAATAAAATGGAATCCACAAAAAATGAATCGCTGGTTGAGTACATGGTTTACATCAATGGAAGAATTCGAACGATCGTTTCTTCATTCCAAGGAGTTTAACCGCCACTTAAAGGCGATAAGCAAGCAAATTTTTGAACATCCTTTATCACTTTCCGCTTCATCGGTTCACAAAAAATATATCGTCCATGTCGGTCCGACTAATTCTGGAAAAACATACGATTCGATGCAACGGTTGCTTCAAGCAAAAACAGGGATGTATTTAGCCCCATTGAGATTGCTTGCGTTAGAAAAGTTTGAGGAGATATGTGCCCACGGTATTGCATGTGCCTTAATAACAGGAGAAGAAAGAAAAAATGTACATGGCAGTACACATATAAGCGCAACGGTCGAGTCCGTGAATGTCACCGATGAATTTGATGTTGTCGTTATTGATGAATGTCAATTATTAGCGGATGAAACGAGAGGGGCTGCTTGGGTCAAAGCAATTACCGGGGTGAAAGCGAAAGAAATTCATTTGGTTGCTGCACCGCATGCTGTTGACTTGCTTCAAACACTGCTAACTTACCATCAGTTTGATTTTGAAGTGATCGAACACAAACGTACCACTCCACTCATTTGGGAAGAGAGGGCTTTTTCTTTTCCAAAAGACTTGAAAAAGGGAGATGCACTTATTGTTTTTTCAAAAAAGAAAGTTCTCCATGTTGCCGCTTCACTCGTAAAACAAGGATACAACGTCTCGGTTTTGTACGGAAGCATGCCTCCTGAAACAAGGAGAAAACAAGTCGAGCAATTTCGGCAAGGGCTAACCGATATACTAATAGCGACCGATGCCATCGGCATGGGGATGAATCTTCCCATTCGAAGAGTCATCTTTATGGAAAGTGAAAAGTTTGATGGAAAATTTGTTCGTACGTTAAAAGCAGAAGAAGTACAACAAATCGCAGGACGAGCAGGAAGAAAAGGAATATATGAAGAAGGGTTCGTCTGCGCTATGGTAAATCGAAAGAAAATAAAAAAGCTGTTAGAGACGCCGGTAGCTCCTATTGAATATAGCTTTCTCCCTATATCAATCGAATCACTAAAAAAGTTTCCTTATGAATCGTTCGATTTATTCAAACGGGCATGGAACTTTTATCAAAACGAATTAAAAGAAACGCCTTATCGTGTTCATGAGATAAGCGAATGGGAAAGAAAAATGTCCGTTTTAGAAAAAACATTGAAAAAGATGAAGCTCGAACTCTCTCTTTGGAAGAAATTATCTTTCTGTTTCGTTCCGTTTTCCATCGAAGAAACGAAGATAACGGATTATTGGCTAACGATGATTAGAGAATATTTAACGAAAGGGAAGGTCACTATGCCGCCTATCCTTACGTCAGTCGATGCAATTGATGAATTGGAAAACAGCTATAAACAGCTCATGTTATTTACGTCATTTGCTTATTCTCAATCGTTGCCTTTTAATGAAGAAGAGGTTTTTGGACTGAAAGAAAAAATTTCTGAAAAAATATTTGAAGTACTATCTAAACATTTGATACGCTATATGAAAAAATGTAAAATTTGCAATCAAGAATTGCCTTGGGATTTTCCATATCCACATTGCCATCATTGTCATGAATATATGTATGCGGAGATTTCTTTTTAA
- a CDS encoding oxidoreductase, with amino-acid sequence MNQNVNSPPVALVTGASSGFGLLVSVALAREGYRVIASMRNMQNKEMLATVAREAGVYDRIEVISLDVTDFAAVESVVNDVINRYGRIDVLVNNAGFAVGGFVEELTLEEWERQFATNFFGLVAVTKAVLPIMRTQRSGKIINISSISGRVGFPAMGPYVASKFAVEGFSESLRLEMLPYGVYVVLIEPGSFKTNIWSKGLQGVSVRSGSPYEKEMKTIMQYVNRVAKTAPPPDEVIRQIIKVVQSLTPRLRYPVGRGVTLTLRLKNWLPWKWWEWIVMKSFKQK; translated from the coding sequence GTGAATCAAAATGTAAACTCCCCGCCGGTGGCGCTAGTGACAGGGGCCTCGAGCGGGTTTGGGCTACTCGTAAGCGTTGCACTTGCGCGCGAAGGATATCGAGTCATTGCTTCGATGCGAAACATGCAAAATAAAGAAATGCTTGCGACAGTGGCGCGCGAAGCTGGCGTGTACGATCGGATAGAAGTCATATCTCTCGATGTCACCGATTTCGCCGCGGTGGAATCGGTCGTGAACGATGTAATCAATCGCTATGGACGGATCGATGTATTAGTTAACAACGCAGGGTTTGCCGTTGGCGGTTTTGTCGAGGAACTCACACTTGAAGAGTGGGAGCGCCAGTTTGCGACGAACTTTTTTGGGTTAGTTGCCGTCACAAAAGCTGTTTTGCCAATTATGCGAACGCAACGGAGCGGTAAGATTATTAACATTAGTAGCATTAGCGGGCGAGTCGGTTTTCCAGCGATGGGTCCATATGTCGCCTCGAAATTCGCTGTCGAAGGATTTAGCGAATCGCTTCGTTTAGAGATGTTGCCATACGGAGTATATGTCGTCTTAATTGAGCCTGGATCATTCAAAACAAATATTTGGTCGAAAGGACTGCAAGGAGTGTCCGTCCGTTCAGGTTCGCCATATGAAAAAGAAATGAAAACCATTATGCAATACGTGAATCGAGTAGCCAAAACAGCACCACCTCCTGATGAAGTCATTAGGCAAATAATCAAAGTCGTCCAATCGCTGACTCCTCGTTTGCGTTACCCTGTAGGGAGAGGGGTCACATTGACGTTAAGGCTGAAAAACTGGTTGCCGTGGAAGTGGTGGGAATGGATTGTCATGAAATCGTTTAAACAAAAATAA
- a CDS encoding SDR family oxidoreductase, whose translation MGNVYFFTGFPGFISSMLLEELIAKWAPEKIYTLALPSMKEKAMAEKERICSSTHFPQTKWEIVEGDITKSNLSLSEKQLHMLAQSVTHVFHLAAIYDLAVPEDIARMVNVEGTKQVNEWVSFLPRLQRYVYFSTAYVSGTRQGVIFEHELDKGQAFKNHYEETKFLVEVAVREVAHNVPTTIIRPGIVVGHSKTGETMKFDGLYFMLNMFERLKFLPIIPYLGKGEAQGNFVPVDYIIEATLYLAHTDEAVGQTYHLTDPSPYKMRDIYRMMMTEYLGKEPKGTLPLRLVKWAMSFSFLRKWLRVEKEALEYFECASVYDATNARNTLAKIGIACPDFRDVIPVMARYYRKHRHNSTKQLTIH comes from the coding sequence ATGGGAAATGTTTATTTTTTTACCGGATTTCCGGGATTTATTTCATCGATGTTGCTTGAGGAGCTAATTGCGAAATGGGCTCCAGAAAAAATATATACATTGGCTCTGCCTTCTATGAAAGAGAAAGCGATGGCAGAAAAAGAAAGAATTTGTTCTTCCACTCATTTTCCACAGACGAAATGGGAAATCGTCGAAGGAGATATTACGAAGTCGAACCTTTCTCTCTCAGAAAAACAACTTCACATGTTGGCACAATCGGTCACCCACGTGTTCCATCTTGCAGCTATTTACGATTTGGCCGTTCCTGAGGACATTGCTCGAATGGTCAACGTAGAGGGAACAAAACAAGTAAACGAATGGGTTTCCTTCCTTCCACGTTTGCAGCGCTATGTATATTTTAGTACGGCATACGTATCAGGAACGCGGCAAGGGGTGATTTTCGAGCATGAACTTGACAAAGGGCAGGCGTTTAAAAACCATTATGAAGAAACGAAATTTCTTGTAGAAGTAGCTGTACGAGAAGTAGCGCACAACGTGCCGACGACAATTATCCGCCCTGGCATTGTGGTCGGTCATTCCAAAACGGGAGAAACGATGAAATTTGATGGTTTGTACTTTATGCTCAATATGTTTGAGCGTCTGAAGTTCCTTCCTATCATTCCGTATCTCGGCAAAGGCGAGGCGCAAGGAAATTTTGTTCCGGTTGATTACATTATCGAGGCGACGCTCTATTTGGCACATACGGACGAAGCGGTTGGCCAAACGTATCATTTAACCGATCCGAGCCCGTACAAAATGAGAGACATTTATCGGATGATGATGACGGAATATCTCGGGAAAGAACCGAAAGGAACACTTCCGCTTCGTCTTGTCAAATGGGCGATGTCGTTTTCCTTTCTTCGCAAATGGTTGCGCGTCGAAAAAGAGGCGCTCGAATATTTCGAATGTGCGTCCGTATACGACGCAACAAATGCACGCAACACTTTAGCGAAGATAGGGATTGCTTGCCCTGACTTCCGCGATGTCATTCCGGTGATGGCGCGTTATTATCGGAAACATCGACACAACTCAACCAAACAGCTGACGATTCATTAA
- a CDS encoding VOC family protein, translating into MDQKVVTCLMFSGQAEEAIRLYTSVFSPAEIEQIVHQENGMVLHSTFRLKGQRLMAIDNHVEQHEFTPAMSLCVTCDTEEEIDRAFEQLSQSGKVLMPLDAYPFSKKFAWVEDRYGVSWQLFLGKE; encoded by the coding sequence ATGGATCAAAAAGTGGTGACATGCCTTATGTTTTCTGGGCAGGCAGAAGAAGCGATTCGTTTGTATACGTCTGTTTTTTCTCCGGCAGAAATCGAACAGATCGTGCATCAAGAAAACGGCATGGTGCTTCATTCGACGTTTCGACTAAAAGGACAACGGTTGATGGCGATTGATAATCACGTCGAACAGCACGAGTTTACTCCTGCGATGTCGCTATGCGTCACGTGTGATACGGAAGAAGAAATTGACCGTGCTTTTGAACAACTATCTCAATCCGGAAAAGTGCTCATGCCGCTAGATGCCTATCCATTTAGCAAAAAATTTGCATGGGTGGAAGACCGATACGGTGTATCGTGGCAACTTTTTCTCGGAAAGGAGTAG
- a CDS encoding DMT family transporter: MWKGYGLILLSATGFAFIPIFALYAYDSGVTVTTLLFLRFALAAFFFFLYLWLKEKNWKVSRSHLLYLFLLGGIFYMMQSSFYFQSVKYIPSSLAALLLYLNPIFVAIFSFFINQEKLTKHIIIAILISFLGMLLVLGAPEGKIQPLGIALAVGAAIVYSIYIIVGNQVTAHVPPITASAYIALFAALSFFVFGIGSGTLHFQFDAKGWLPIIGTSFVSSVLAMLTFFAGMNIIGPTKAAILSMIEPIVTFLLSMVFLHESISSIQMIGGLIVLSGAMLVVTTKELKPKKKSTSISA, encoded by the coding sequence ATGTGGAAAGGATATGGACTTATATTGTTATCGGCAACGGGATTTGCGTTTATTCCCATTTTTGCATTATACGCATACGACAGCGGTGTCACTGTGACGACCTTGTTGTTTTTACGTTTTGCATTGGCTGCGTTCTTCTTTTTTCTGTACTTATGGTTAAAAGAAAAAAACTGGAAGGTTTCGCGGTCACATTTATTGTATTTATTTTTACTAGGTGGCATTTTCTATATGATGCAATCTTCTTTTTATTTTCAGTCAGTAAAATATATTCCATCTTCACTTGCTGCCTTATTGCTGTATTTAAACCCAATATTTGTCGCCATTTTTTCGTTTTTTATTAATCAAGAAAAGCTAACAAAGCACATCATCATCGCGATTCTCATTTCTTTTTTAGGTATGTTGCTTGTATTAGGGGCACCAGAAGGAAAAATTCAGCCGCTCGGTATTGCGTTAGCCGTTGGAGCAGCGATTGTTTACTCAATCTACATTATCGTTGGAAATCAAGTGACCGCACACGTTCCACCTATTACAGCGAGTGCCTACATCGCGCTCTTTGCCGCTTTGTCTTTTTTTGTTTTTGGAATTGGTTCGGGAACATTACATTTTCAATTTGACGCAAAAGGATGGCTTCCAATTATCGGAACATCGTTCGTTTCAAGCGTTTTGGCAATGCTGACGTTTTTTGCGGGAATGAATATCATCGGTCCGACAAAAGCAGCGATTTTAAGTATGATCGAACCGATCGTGACGTTTCTTCTATCGATGGTATTTTTACATGAAAGCATATCGTCTATCCAAATGATCGGGGGACTGATTGTGTTGAGTGGAGCTATGCTTGTTGTCACAACAAAAGAACTTAAACCAAAGAAAAAATCGACCTCCATCAGTGCGTGA
- the merR gene encoding Hg(II)-responsive transcriptional regulator, with protein MYRISELAKRCGVNKETIRYYEKRQLLPLPTRTEAGYRLYSDADAKRIQFIKRLQQLGFSLTEIHQLLGIVDQDKERCANMYAFVSKKVEEVQKQIKDLQRVVCMLQDLQKRCPDEKTLYECPIIETLVHEKGDCDES; from the coding sequence ATGTATCGGATTAGTGAGCTAGCAAAACGATGTGGTGTGAATAAGGAAACGATCCGCTATTATGAAAAGCGGCAGCTACTCCCACTACCTACAAGAACAGAAGCGGGGTATCGTTTATATTCCGATGCAGACGCAAAGCGCATCCAATTCATTAAACGTCTGCAACAACTCGGGTTTTCGCTAACGGAAATTCATCAGTTGCTCGGCATTGTCGATCAAGATAAGGAACGATGCGCAAATATGTATGCATTTGTATCAAAAAAAGTGGAAGAAGTGCAAAAGCAAATCAAAGACTTACAGCGAGTCGTATGTATGCTCCAAGACTTACAAAAGCGGTGTCCAGATGAAAAAACATTGTATGAATGTCCAATCATTGAAACGTTGGTTCATGAGAAAGGGGATTGTGATGAATCATAA
- the merA gene encoding mercury(II) reductase: protein MKTYKVRVEGMTCTSCEVHVAAALKQLGATSIDVSFRRGEAVFELPHANVEMAKQAITAAGYEPTEAEEIEATRETYDYIIIGSGAAAFASAIEARKYGAKVAMIERGTIGGTCVNIGCVPSKTLLRAGEINYLAKNHPFLGLHTSAGTVDLSALIEQKNELVQNLRQAKYINLIDEYGFTLIQGEAVFLDETTVEVNGKKLSANRFLIATGATPAIPNIPGLADVEYVTSTTLLERKEVPKRLAVIGSGYIGIELGQLFHHLGSDVTLMQRSPRLLKTYDQEISEAITKALTTQGVRLLTGVAFERIEQDGNVKKIYVEIDGKKQVIEAEELLIATGRTPNTAALRLEAAGVTTSSRGEIIVNDYLQTTNPRIYAAGDVTLGPQFVYVAAYEGAIAAANAVGGQQKKIQLETIPAVTFSSPAVATVGLTEQQAKEKGYEVKTSVLPLEAVPRAIVNHETVGVFKLVADAKTGKLLGAHVVAEHAGEIIYAATLAIKFGLTINDLRETLAPYLTMAEGLKLVALTFDQDVGKLSCCAG, encoded by the coding sequence ATGAAAACATATAAAGTTCGGGTGGAAGGAATGACGTGTACAAGTTGTGAAGTTCACGTTGCTGCAGCTCTTAAGCAACTTGGCGCAACATCTATTGATGTTAGTTTTCGCCGTGGAGAAGCGGTGTTTGAACTTCCTCATGCCAACGTTGAAATGGCAAAACAAGCCATAACGGCGGCTGGTTATGAGCCGACAGAAGCGGAGGAAATCGAGGCAACAAGAGAAACATATGACTACATCATCATCGGTTCTGGTGCTGCCGCTTTTGCGTCGGCAATTGAGGCAAGAAAATACGGGGCAAAAGTTGCCATGATTGAAAGGGGAACGATAGGAGGAACATGCGTGAATATCGGCTGTGTACCTTCGAAAACATTGCTCCGGGCGGGAGAAATAAACTACCTTGCGAAAAATCATCCGTTTCTTGGGTTGCATACATCTGCTGGAACGGTCGATTTATCTGCACTAATCGAACAAAAAAATGAATTAGTACAAAACCTACGCCAAGCGAAATATATCAATCTCATCGACGAATATGGATTTACGCTTATTCAAGGAGAAGCGGTATTTTTAGACGAAACGACAGTAGAAGTCAACGGGAAAAAATTATCAGCCAACCGCTTCCTTATTGCCACAGGCGCTACTCCGGCAATTCCTAATATTCCTGGGCTTGCGGATGTTGAGTACGTCACAAGTACGACGCTACTCGAACGAAAGGAAGTACCTAAACGATTAGCGGTCATCGGCTCTGGTTATATTGGCATCGAACTCGGGCAACTGTTTCATCATCTCGGTTCTGACGTCACATTGATGCAACGAAGCCCTCGGCTATTAAAAACATACGACCAAGAAATTTCAGAAGCGATAACAAAAGCGCTCACCACTCAAGGCGTCCGCCTCCTCACAGGAGTAGCCTTTGAACGCATTGAACAAGACGGAAACGTGAAAAAAATATATGTAGAAATCGATGGAAAAAAACAGGTGATTGAAGCGGAGGAGTTGCTCATTGCTACTGGGAGAACACCGAATACGGCAGCGTTGCGTTTAGAAGCGGCTGGGGTAACAACAAGTTCGCGTGGTGAAATTATTGTTAATGACTATTTACAAACAACGAATCCGCGCATTTATGCGGCAGGCGATGTCACCCTTGGCCCACAATTTGTCTATGTCGCCGCATACGAAGGAGCGATCGCTGCAGCGAATGCCGTTGGCGGACAACAGAAAAAAATTCAGCTTGAAACAATCCCAGCGGTTACGTTTAGTTCTCCCGCAGTCGCAACCGTTGGACTAACAGAACAGCAAGCAAAAGAAAAAGGATACGAAGTAAAAACATCTGTTTTGCCGTTAGAAGCTGTCCCGAGAGCCATTGTCAATCACGAGACAGTCGGTGTCTTTAAATTAGTCGCCGATGCAAAAACAGGGAAATTGCTTGGAGCTCATGTTGTCGCAGAACATGCGGGGGAAATCATTTATGCAGCGACACTCGCCATCAAATTTGGCTTAACGATAAACGACCTCCGTGAAACGCTCGCTCCGTATTTAACGATGGCAGAAGGACTAAAGCTCGTAGCATTAACGTTTGACCAAGATGTCGGAAAGTTATCTTGTTGTGCGGGATAA
- the merT gene encoding mercuric transport protein MerT, with protein MKEKISQLATLFSAFVMAGCCLGPLIFIPLGLTGLAGGLAIYALKYQTMLMIVTIVLLAYSFYLVYGRGCKKKSSIVSLWMTTVVVLGMFLYTFIAKGYL; from the coding sequence ATGAAAGAAAAAATTTCACAGCTGGCAACGTTATTTTCTGCCTTTGTGATGGCTGGTTGTTGTTTAGGCCCATTGATTTTCATTCCTCTCGGGTTAACAGGCTTAGCTGGCGGATTAGCCATTTATGCATTAAAATATCAAACGATGTTAATGATTGTTACGATCGTTTTACTTGCATACTCTTTTTATCTTGTTTATGGACGGGGATGCAAAAAGAAAAGTTCTATTGTTAGTTTATGGATGACAACAGTGGTTGTATTAGGAATGTTTCTGTATACGTTCATCGCAAAAGGGTATCTATAA